ACCGAGACCGGCACCGCCGTCATCGACACGCTGCTCGGCGCCACCCGGCGCGGCTGCGCGCTGATCCTGGTCACCCACGACCGCGACCACGCGGCCCGGATGAGCCGCATCTGCGACCTCACCGACGGGGTCCTGGCCGAACGGGTCCGCGCGTGAGGCGGCTCTCCGGGCGCAACCGATCCGCACTGATCATCGGCATGCAGGGCATCCGCGCCCGCAAACTCCGCACGCTGCTGTCCATGGTCAGCCTCTTCCTCGGCATCCTCGCGGTCGTCGCGGTCCAGGCCGGGGCCAGCATCGCCGAACGCGCGCTGCTCTCCGACATCGAACTGACCAGCGGGTACGACGGCACCCGCGTCGCCGACCTGTACGGCGGCCCGGCCGGCACCGTCGACGTCGTCGCCGACACCGTCGCCGGCCGCGCCGACGCGGTCGCGCTCGTCCAGGTCCAGGCCACCATCGGCGAATCCGGCGTCAGCCCGATCCAGACCGGACCGAGCGGCACGTACCAGGACGCGATCACCGAGGGACCGGCCGACTTCTGCAACCAGACCGGCCCCGAACAGGTCTGCCCGCCGATCGGGCGGGCCATCTCGATGCAGCTCAACGCGCTCACCGGCGACGTGCGGTCGTTCCGGCCGTTCCGCCACGTCAGCGGCGACTGGCTGAGCTTCGACACGGTGCCGTCGCTGTCGCCGCGGATCGTGCTCAACAAGCAGGCGGCGGAGGGCTTCCAGCTCTACCCGGTGCCGGCGGCGCTGCGCATCGACGGCGGCACCGGCGACAGCGTCACGCCGCAGTTCGTCGGCGTGGTCGACGACGGCACGGGATGGCCGCAGGCGTACGTCCGGATGGACGAACTGACCGAGTGGACGTCCACGGAGAACGCGGGCATCCAGGTGCTGCTGGCCGGGCAGACGCCGGTGGAACAGGTGCTGTCGTCGAAGCTGCGGGCCAAGGGGATGGAGTTCGCACCGTACGAGGTGCAGTCGCGTAAGGACTTCCAGGAACAGATCGGGCTGATGCGGCTGCTGTTCCTCGGCCTGTCCGCCTTCGTGCTGCTGATCGGCGTCGCGGGCGTCCTCAACGTGGGACTGGCGACGGTCGGTGAACGCGTGGAGGAGTTCGCGCTGCGCCGCGCGGTGGGGACACCACGGTCGCTGCTGGCCGGGATCGTGCTCGCGGAGACGCTGCTGACCGGGTTGCTCACGGCGGCCGCGGCGATCGGGTTCGCGGCGGGGGCGCTGGAGGTGGCCTCCGGGGTCATCGGCGGGTCCGACCCGTTCCTGGCGGAGCTGCAGTTCCCGTGGGAGGCGGCGGTGGCCGGGATCGTCGCGGGGCTGGTCGCGGGCGTGCTGGGCGGGTTCGTACCGGCGTTGCGGGCGGCGCGGATTCCCATCTCCACCGTGATGCGGGCCTGAGTCTCCGATCACGGTGCCTGTCGCGTGGGGGCGGGTGGGCGGCACTCCGGGCCGTCAGTCTTGATCTCGTCATGCGGCCCACCCGCCCCCACACCCCGGCCTCGGTGACATCTCCGGGGCCGGTGCATGCATGACGCACCGTGGCTCACCACCCGTAGCGCATCCTAGGAGGCTGGGCTGAACGATGTGGTTAACGTCTCGAGGGGCGCGCATTAGTTGATACGGCAACCTTCTGGATGCACGATCGTCGTCGTCGTCGAGTACAGGCCGGCGACCGCGTAGTGCCGCTCAAGGAAGACGGAAGACGAACATGACGAAGATCGGGATCATCCTCGGCAGCACCCGGCCGGGGCGCAACGGTGAGGCCGTGGCGAAGTGGGTTCTGGAGCTGGCGCGCAAGCACGGCGGGGCGGAGTTCGAGCTGGTGGACCTGCTCGACTACGAGCTGCCGCACCTGGACGAGCCGGTCCCGCCGTCGATGGGGCAGTACACGCAGGAGCACACCAAGCGCTGGAGCGCGAAGGTCGCGGAGTTCGACGGCTACGTGTTCGTGACGCCGGAGTACAACCACGCGCCGTCGGGCGTGCTGAAGAACGCGATCGACTACGTCTACAACGAGTGGAACAACAAGGCGGCGGGCTTCGTCTCGTACGGCGCGTCGGCCGGCGGCGCCCGGGCGGTCGAGCACCTGCGCCTGGTGATGGGTGAGCTGCAGGTCGCGGACGTGCGGGCGCAGGTGTCGCTGTCGTTCGCCACGGACTTCACGAACTGGACCGAGTTCACGCCGGGACCGCAGCAGGAGCCGGCCCTCAACACGATGCTCGACCAGCTCATCGCGTGGTCGACGGCGCTGGCCACGGTCCGCGCCGCCTGACGGGACGCCGAGGGCTTCCCGGAGGCGGGAAGCCCTCGGCGGGTACCGTGGACGGGCTTTCCGGGGAGGGGGCGGTGCACGGTGATCGGAACGGACGCGGAGGTCGTCCGGGCGGCGCAGGACGGTGACACGGCGGCGTTCGCGGTGCTGGCGGGCCGCCACCTGGCCGGGATGCGGGCGACCGCGATCGCGCTGCTCGGCTACGGCGCCGACGCCGAGGACGCGGTGCAGGACGCGCTGCTGACCGGGCTGGACCGGCTGGGTCAGCTGCGCGACCCGGACGCGGCGGGCAGCTGGCTGAACGCGATCGTGCGGAACAACGCGCGCCTGCGGCTGCGCGCCGCGACGCGGACCGTACCGGTCGCGGACCCGGAGCCGCTGCTGCCGGCGGGCGCGGCGGGACGGCCGGACGACGCGCTGGAGCGGGCCGGGCGACGCGACTGGGTACGGCACGCGGTGGACGCGCTGCCGGAACAGATCCGCGAGACGGTGCTGCTGCGGTACTTCACGGACTTCTCGTCGTACCGGCAGATCGCGGAGGTGTGCGGCGTCCCGGTCGGCACGGTGCGCAGCCGGCTGCGGGACGGCCGGCGGGCGCTGACGTCGATGCTGCTGGCCACGGCCGAGTCCTATCCGGAGCGCGAGCCGGAGAACGTGTGGGAGGACGCGGCGGGCGCGATCGCGGCGGGGTCGCGCGGCGACTACGCGGCGATGCTGGCCGGCATCTTCCACCGGGACGCGCGGCTGACGCTGGAGGGCCGGCCGATCGGCGGGCCGGGGGCGCTGATCGGGATGATGGACTTCACCTACGGCGCCGGCGTCCGGACCCGGCTGCGCGAGGCGACGGCCGGCCGCGACCTGCTGATCTGGGAGACCGACTTCGTCAATCCGCCGGACGATCCGGAGCACTGCCCGCCCGGCATGGTGTGGGTGCACTCGGTGCGCGACGGCCGCACCCGGCACCTGAAGATGGCCTACGCCCGCGCCGCCTGAACGCGGTCCGGCAAGCCGGCACCGGCCCACGAAGGCGGCACCGGCCCGCAAAGGTGCACCGGCCCGCGACGGGCCACGCGTCGCCGGCCGCGAGCCGGTGAGCCCGTGGACCACCGCCGGGATCGGGTGAGTGCGGGCGGATCGGGTGCTCCGATCCGTACCGTTGATGGCTTATCGGAGTTTTCCGCCGGTGGCGGATCGGCCCTCGCGGGTGCCGGTGAACTCGATGGTGACGCCGTCCCGGACGTGGTCGCCGAGGACCCCGGCGATCGCGTCGGTGACGCCGGTGGCCAGCGCGGCGATCATGTCGGGACGTGCGAACGCGCCCTCTCGGACGCCGAACGTGACGGCCGGCGCGGGCGCCGGCGCGGGCACGCCACCGATCCCCCAGCGGCCGGGCGGCACGCCGTGGAGCCGCACCACCGCGACGTCGCGCGCCCAGGCGCCGTAGACCTCGGCGACCGCGTCGGTCAGCCGGGCGATGAGCGCGGCCTCCCGGCCGGCCAGGTCGGGCTCGTGCACGTCCACGCTGAGATGGGGCATTACAGTCCTCCCGTTGCCGCACCGAGCAAAATAGATTTGCAAACAAAGGTATTGGGAGGACCGTCCCATGTCAACGGACGACGAGGTGCGCGCGCTGCTGCTGGTGATGCCGCGGATCGTCGGGCGGATCAAGCGCATCCCGGTGCCGCCGGCGCTCAGCTCGCTGGACCTGGCGCCACGGCACCTGTCGCTGCTGTCGTTGCTGCTGCTGGACGGGCCGCAGACGGTCTCCGAACTGGCCGCGTCGCTGGGTGTCGCGCCGACCACGGTGAGCCTGATCATCGGCGACCTGAGCCGGAAGGGCGTGCTGGTCCGGCGCGAGGACGAGGCCGATCGACGCCGGCGCATCGTCGACATCGCACCGGAGAGCCGGCCGGCGATCAGCGCGTGGCTGGCCCGCGGCGGCGAGGCGTGGCGGACCGCGCTGGCGCCGCTCACCGCGGAGCAGCGGCGGATCGTGGTCGAGACGATGCTGCGCTACGAGGCCGCGGTCGGCGACTGACCGGCGCGGCAGGGAACCGGCCCCGAGCACCCGGCCGCGATCGTCGAGCGCGGCCGTGACCTGGCACACCGGCGCGCGTATAGCGTTCGTATAAGCGCCGTGACCGACGATCGGGGGACAGCCGATTCGGTGCGACACGGGGCGTACCCGCATCGGTTGGCCGGATGACGCGCGCTGCCCCGGGCATGGATCCGGGCAGCGTGCCGTCCCGCCCACCGCTATAGGCTGGACTCGATGTCAGCCTCGCACGTGCGATTCCGGATCCTGGGCGGCGTGGAGCTCTGGCTCGACGACGCACCCGCCGCGCTGCCGCGTCCCCGGCACCGCGCGGTCCTCGGCTGCCTGCTGCTCAACGCGAACCGGGTGGTCACGGTGTCCGCGCTGACCGAGGCGCTGTGGGGCGGCGCCGCGCCGGCCACCGCCCGCAGCCAGTTGCAGGCCGACATCTCCGCGATCCGGCGGGCCGGCCGTGGCGCGATCGAGCTGACCACGCGCGCGGCCGGGTATCTGCTGCACGCCCGCGAGGACCAGGCCGACCACCTGCGGTTCGCCGCGCTGACCGCGCGGGCCCGGGGCACCGCGGCCACCGAACGGGTGCCGCTGCTGCGCGAGGCGCTCGCGCTCTGGCACGGCCCCGCGCTCGCGGACGCGGCCGGCGCCTACGTGGCCGCGGCCCGGCTGCAGCTCGGCGAGGAGCGGCTCACCGCCTGCGAGGACCTCTACGAGGCGGAACTGGAGCTGGGCCGGCATCGGGATATCGTGCCGGACCTGGCCCGCGCGGCCCGCGACGAACCGACCCGGGAGCGGCTCTGGGTCACGCTGATGCTGGCGCTGCACCGCTGCGGCCGCCGGGCCGACGCGCTCGCGGCCGGCCGGGAGCTGCGCCGCTTCCTCGCCGACGAGCACGGGCTCGAACCCGGCCCGGCGTTCCAGGAGACGGAACGCCTGATCCTGCGCTCCGAGGACGACGGCGCGGTCGCCGACCCGGTCCGGCCCGCGCTGCTGCCGCCGGACATCGTGGACTTCACCGGCCGCGACGACGAGATCGCGCGGCTCGGCGCCGCGCTCGCCCCGATCGGGCAACCGCTGCCGGTGGTCACGATCACCGGGATGGGCGGCGTCGGCAAGACCACGCTCGCGGTGCACGCGGCGCACCGGGCGGCCGCCGACTACCCGGGCGGCCAGCTCTACGCGACGCTGCGCGGCACCGAGGCGCGACCGGTCGAGCCGGGCGACGTGCTGGCCCGGTTCCTGCGCGCGCTCGGCGTGGACGAGCGCGCGATCCCGATCGACCTGACCGAGCGCGCGGACGCGTACCGGTCCCGGCTGGCCGGCCGCCGGGTGCTGGTGCTGCTCGACGACGCCGCGGACGAGGCCCAGATCCGCCCGCTGCTGCCCGGCGACGGCTCCTGCGTCGCGCTGGTCACCAGCCGGTCGAGCCTGGACGGGCTGGCCGGTGCGCGCCGCGTCCAGCTGGGTGTGTTCTCCGACGACGAGGCCGCGTCGCTGCTCG
This genomic window from Catenuloplanes niger contains:
- a CDS encoding ABC transporter permease, producing the protein MRRLSGRNRSALIIGMQGIRARKLRTLLSMVSLFLGILAVVAVQAGASIAERALLSDIELTSGYDGTRVADLYGGPAGTVDVVADTVAGRADAVALVQVQATIGESGVSPIQTGPSGTYQDAITEGPADFCNQTGPEQVCPPIGRAISMQLNALTGDVRSFRPFRHVSGDWLSFDTVPSLSPRIVLNKQAAEGFQLYPVPAALRIDGGTGDSVTPQFVGVVDDGTGWPQAYVRMDELTEWTSTENAGIQVLLAGQTPVEQVLSSKLRAKGMEFAPYEVQSRKDFQEQIGLMRLLFLGLSAFVLLIGVAGVLNVGLATVGERVEEFALRRAVGTPRSLLAGIVLAETLLTGLLTAAAAIGFAAGALEVASGVIGGSDPFLAELQFPWEAAVAGIVAGLVAGVLGGFVPALRAARIPISTVMRA
- a CDS encoding NADPH-dependent FMN reductase; amino-acid sequence: MTKIGIILGSTRPGRNGEAVAKWVLELARKHGGAEFELVDLLDYELPHLDEPVPPSMGQYTQEHTKRWSAKVAEFDGYVFVTPEYNHAPSGVLKNAIDYVYNEWNNKAAGFVSYGASAGGARAVEHLRLVMGELQVADVRAQVSLSFATDFTNWTEFTPGPQQEPALNTMLDQLIAWSTALATVRAA
- a CDS encoding RNA polymerase sigma factor, with product MIGTDAEVVRAAQDGDTAAFAVLAGRHLAGMRATAIALLGYGADAEDAVQDALLTGLDRLGQLRDPDAAGSWLNAIVRNNARLRLRAATRTVPVADPEPLLPAGAAGRPDDALERAGRRDWVRHAVDALPEQIRETVLLRYFTDFSSYRQIAEVCGVPVGTVRSRLRDGRRALTSMLLATAESYPEREPENVWEDAAGAIAAGSRGDYAAMLAGIFHRDARLTLEGRPIGGPGALIGMMDFTYGAGVRTRLREATAGRDLLIWETDFVNPPDDPEHCPPGMVWVHSVRDGRTRHLKMAYARAA
- a CDS encoding tautomerase family protein, with product MPHLSVDVHEPDLAGREAALIARLTDAVAEVYGAWARDVAVVRLHGVPPGRWGIGGVPAPAPAPAVTFGVREGAFARPDMIAALATGVTDAIAGVLGDHVRDGVTIEFTGTREGRSATGGKLR
- a CDS encoding MarR family winged helix-turn-helix transcriptional regulator — translated: MSTDDEVRALLLVMPRIVGRIKRIPVPPALSSLDLAPRHLSLLSLLLLDGPQTVSELAASLGVAPTTVSLIIGDLSRKGVLVRREDEADRRRRIVDIAPESRPAISAWLARGGEAWRTALAPLTAEQRRIVVETMLRYEAAVGD